A region from the Deltaproteobacteria bacterium genome encodes:
- a CDS encoding thioredoxin domain-containing protein has translation MNENNLSSWIEGKKSILNIILALLAIGVVLFENFCSGSCSYLSGDLFGFDLRYFGISFMVLVILLSLTKKFFPLILALSVSLGIEIYLVGFQIWFNTYCPYCLAFGGFLVILFFLNIKQTTIKRIILSVAIGLILFTLFFKGSVTPAFAAETLLPSFGTGKINVRLYTDYFCGPCRSMEPTIEPILTDLVKGNSINLIFIDTPLSKTTPLYARYFLYALNEKKTLQQAFFARSALIGASREKITEPTKLEEFLKNKGVEFKIFEVKPTFEILNSYISADKVRSTPTCVIVQDGKTNQFTGKTNIINALEKIRQ, from the coding sequence ATGAACGAAAACAACCTGTCATCATGGATAGAGGGGAAAAAAAGTATCCTTAATATCATCCTTGCGCTTCTGGCAATCGGGGTTGTCCTGTTTGAAAATTTCTGCAGCGGATCGTGTTCCTATCTCAGTGGAGATCTTTTCGGCTTCGATCTCCGATATTTTGGAATAAGCTTCATGGTTCTTGTTATTTTATTAAGCCTTACAAAAAAATTTTTCCCTTTGATTCTTGCCCTTTCTGTAAGCTTGGGGATCGAAATATATCTGGTAGGCTTTCAGATCTGGTTTAATACTTATTGCCCTTACTGCCTGGCCTTTGGAGGGTTCCTGGTGATTCTTTTTTTTCTGAATATCAAACAGACGACAATAAAAAGGATTATTCTCTCGGTCGCAATCGGCCTCATCCTTTTCACCCTCTTTTTTAAAGGATCGGTTACTCCGGCCTTCGCAGCGGAAACACTGCTCCCTTCCTTTGGAACCGGGAAAATCAACGTCCGACTCTACACGGACTATTTCTGCGGCCCCTGCCGGTCCATGGAGCCGACGATTGAACCTATCCTGACCGATTTGGTAAAAGGGAACAGCATCAATCTGATTTTCATTGATACGCCCCTCTCCAAGACGACTCCCCTCTATGCCCGCTATTTCCTCTATGCCCTGAATGAGAAAAAAACCCTGCAACAGGCCTTCTTCGCCCGATCGGCGCTGATCGGAGCATCCCGCGAAAAAATTACCGAACCGACCAAACTGGAAGAATTTCTCAAAAATAAAGGGGTGGAATTCAAAATTTTCGAGGTAAAGCCCACTTTCGAAATCCTGAACAGTTACATCAGTGCGGACAAGGTCCGCTCCACTCCCACCTGCGTCATCGTCCAGGACGGTAAAACGAATCAGTTCACCGGTAAAACTAATATCATCAACGCCCTGGAGAAAATAAGACAATAA